A stretch of the Lactuca sativa cultivar Salinas chromosome 9, Lsat_Salinas_v11, whole genome shotgun sequence genome encodes the following:
- the LOC128129181 gene encoding uncharacterized protein LOC128129181: MAVFESALTLANVDLITPSPVHHLLFLVISPSLHRCSTSPLLDLRSMPTSLPHITTFTVTTTTTTTTTTTTTIQPTTYYHHRPLPPATTTHQHDHHPPQRPITTTTHYHDHHHRLHHQPLLITTTHHQLPPLPTIVCHHHPKTTITTTSYHYRLPTTTHHHDHHHRPHHQPLAITTSYLHHHPMTTITTTTH; the protein is encoded by the exons ATGGCGGTATTTGAGTCCGCTCTCACTCTTGCTAATGTTGATTTGATCACACCATCACCAGTTCACCACCTTTTGTTTTTAGTCATCAGTCCATCACTCCATCGTTGCTCCACGTCACCGTTGTTGGATCTTCGATCCATGCCGACATCTCTTCC ACATATAACCACCTTCACAgtgaccaccaccaccaccaccaccaccaccaccaccaccaccatccaaCCTACAACATACTACCACCACCGACCTCTACCACCCGCCACAACCACCCACCAACATGACCATCACCCACCACAACGACCCATCACCACTACCACTCATTACCACGATCACCACCATCGCCTCCACCACCAACCACTACTCAtcaccactacccaccaccaacTACCTCCACTACCTACCATCGTCTGCCACCACCACCCCAagaccaccatcaccaccaccagctACCACTACCGCCTACCTACCACTACCCATCACCACGATCACCACCATCGCCCCCACCACCAACCATTAGCCATCACCACCAgctacctccaccaccaccccatgaccactatcaccaccaccacccattgA